From one Nycticebus coucang isolate mNycCou1 chromosome 14, mNycCou1.pri, whole genome shotgun sequence genomic stretch:
- the RELT gene encoding tumor necrosis factor receptor superfamily member 19L: MKLRPLCWPLTFLLLLPWSLATPTSTTPWQCPPGEEPNLDLGQGTLCRPCPPGTFSASWGSSPCQPHARCSLRRRLETWVGTATEDTVCGGCLPGWFGPWRVPQVPCQPCSWAPLGIRGCDRWERRARRGVEVAAGASGGGETRQPGNSTRAGSPEETAAQYAVIAIVPVFCLMGLLGILVCNLLKRKGYHCTAHKEVGPGPGGGGSGINPAYRTEDANEDTIGVLVRLITEKKENAAALEELLKEYHSKQLVQTSHRPVPRLPPVPPSMPHICPHRHHLHTVQGLASLSGPCCSRCSQKKWPEVLLSPEAAAATTPAPSLLPNPARAPKAGPKSGRQGEITILSVGRFRVARIPEQRTSSMVSEVKTITEAGPSEGDLPDSPQPGLPPEQRTLLGSGGSHTKWMKPPAEKKAEENRYVVRLSESNLVI; this comes from the exons ATGAAGCTGAGACCACTGTGCTGGCCCCTGACCTTTCTTTTG CTGCTGCCCTGGTCTCTGGCCACTCCAACATCAACGACCCCTTGGCAGTGCCCACCTGGGGAGGAGCCCAACCTG GACCTGGGGCAGGGCACATTATGCAGGCCTTGCCCACCAGGCACCTTCTCAGCTTCATGGGGCTCCAGTCCATGCCAGCCCCATGCCCGCTGTAGCCTGCGAAGGAGGCTGGAGACCTGGGTGGGCACAGCAACTGAAGATACAGTGTGTGGAGGCTGCCTGCCAGG GTGGTTTGGGCCTTGGAGGGTCCCCCAAGTTCCATGTCAACCATGTTCCTGGGCACCTCTTGGTATCCGTGGCTGTGACA GATGGGAGCGGCGGGCCCGACGTGGTGTGGAGGTGGCTGCAGGGGCCAGTGGCGGTGGTGAGACACGGCAGCCTGGGAACAGCACACGGGCAGGCAGCCCTGAGGAGACGGCTGCACAGTATGCGGTCATTGCCATCGTGCCTGTCTTCTGCCTCATGGGGCTGCTGGGCATCCTGGTGTGCAACCTCCTCAAGCGGAAGGGCTACCACTGCACAGCTCACAAGGAGGTCGGGCCTGGCCCGGGAGGTGGAGGCAGCG GAATCAACCCTGCCTACCGGACTGAGGATGCTAATGAGGATACCATTGGGGTCCTAGTGCGCCTGATCACAGAGAAGAAAG AGAATGCTGCAGCCCTGGAGGAGCTGCTGAAAGAGTACCACAGCAAGCAGCTGGTGCAGACGAGCCACAGGCCTGTGCCCAG GCTGCCACCAGTACCTCCTAGCATGCCGCACATCTGCCCACATCGCCACCACCTCCACACTGTGCAGGGCCTGGCCTCACTCTCTGGCCCCTGCTGCTCCCGTTGTAGTCAGAAGAAGTGGCCTGAGGTGCTGCTGTCCCCTGAGGCCGCAGCTGCCACTACTCCTGCTCCCAGCCTCCTGCCCAACCCTGCCAGGGCTCCGAAGGCTGGGCCCAAATCAGGACGCCAGGGCGAGATCACCATCTTGTCTGTGGGCAG GTTCCGTGTGGCTCGAATTCCTGAGCAGAGGACAAGTTCAATGGTATCTGAGGTGAAGACCATCACAGAGGCTGGGCCCTCAGAGGGTGATCTCCCTGACTCCCCACAGCCTGGCCTACCCCCTGAGCAGCGGACACTGCTAGGAAGTGGCGGAAGCCATACTAAATGGATGAAGCCACCAGCAGAGaagaaggctgag GAGAATCGCTATGTTGTCCGGCTAAGTGAGAGCAACCTGGTCATCTGA